In the Pseudanabaena sp. PCC 7367 genome, one interval contains:
- a CDS encoding hybrid sensor histidine kinase/response regulator produces MPDTPVSDGQAQVTSQIATQTILIVDDHRINCDILKRTLSRCGLQTLVAMDGESGIQLAIERSPDLILLDVSMPGIDGFETCERLKQAPQTAEIPVIFMTGLSDTEDKVRGFNVGAVDYVTKPFEQEEVIARIKSQLKIGALTKELLDLNQSLEEKVIKRTEQLSQALDNLKQTQISLVQKEKMYALGELMGGLAHEISNPLSVIAGNVDYLSKYGNDLLGLLRLYEKHLPDNVPEIEQYNQQIEIDYLRKDFFAIVAAMERGAGSIAQLIRSLKHYLRRDDAAMQLMNIHEVLESTLMILRHRLKACPTHRTIQIMREYKKLPPVSCYPAPISQVFMSLVSNAIDSIDASEEMFRQEYGIGSDYEMPLIRIGTQWIDEKIRITIADNGAGLTAESQQRLAEPLFTNKPISNEPELSLVISRHIIEEKHHGWLEFSSEPGRGLEFVIEIPLT; encoded by the coding sequence ATGCCAGATACGCCAGTAAGTGATGGGCAAGCCCAGGTCACATCCCAGATAGCAACCCAGACAATTTTGATTGTTGATGATCACCGGATCAACTGCGATATCTTAAAGCGCACCCTGTCCCGGTGCGGATTGCAAACGCTGGTGGCGATGGATGGGGAAAGTGGGATTCAGCTAGCGATCGAGCGATCGCCCGACTTAATCTTGCTGGATGTGAGTATGCCGGGGATCGATGGGTTTGAAACCTGTGAGCGCCTCAAACAAGCACCCCAAACCGCTGAAATTCCAGTTATTTTTATGACTGGCCTATCGGATACCGAAGACAAGGTGAGGGGGTTTAATGTGGGGGCGGTGGATTATGTTACCAAGCCCTTTGAGCAAGAAGAGGTGATCGCCAGGATTAAAAGCCAGTTAAAAATCGGTGCACTGACCAAAGAATTGCTCGATTTGAATCAAAGCCTGGAAGAGAAGGTGATCAAGCGAACCGAGCAACTATCTCAAGCGCTCGATAATCTCAAGCAAACCCAGATTAGCCTGGTGCAAAAGGAAAAGATGTATGCCCTTGGTGAATTGATGGGTGGCTTGGCCCATGAAATCAGCAATCCGCTCAGTGTGATCGCGGGCAATGTGGATTATTTGTCTAAATATGGTAATGATTTGCTGGGCTTGCTGCGCCTCTATGAAAAGCATTTGCCGGATAATGTGCCGGAGATTGAGCAATATAATCAACAGATCGAAATTGACTATTTGCGGAAGGACTTTTTTGCGATCGTGGCGGCGATGGAGCGAGGCGCGGGTTCGATCGCCCAGTTAATTCGATCGCTCAAGCATTATCTGCGGCGCGACGATGCGGCGATGCAATTGATGAATATCCATGAGGTGCTCGAATCTACGCTGATGATTCTGCGGCATCGACTCAAGGCTTGCCCCACCCACCGCACGATTCAAATTATGCGGGAATATAAAAAATTGCCGCCGGTTTCTTGCTATCCTGCGCCGATCTCCCAGGTGTTCATGAGTCTGGTATCGAATGCGATCGATTCGATCGATGCCTCGGAGGAAATGTTCAGGCAGGAATATGGCATTGGTAGCGATTATGAGATGCCGCTGATTCGGATTGGTACGCAATGGATCGATGAAAAAATTAGAATCACGATCGCCGATAATGGGGCTGGCCTCACTGCCGAATCCCAACAACGCTTAGCAGAGCCACTATTTACGAATAAGCCAATCAGCAACGAACCAGAACTCAGCCTGGTGATTAGTCGCCACATCATTGAAGAGAAACATCATGGCTGGCTGGAATTTAGTTCTGAGCCAGGGCGGGGGCTGGAATTTGTGATTGAAATTCCCTTAACTTGA
- a CDS encoding beta strand repeat-containing protein, protein MAIITVTTTLDVIAADGLTSLREAIIEANANADAADTIILESGLTYDLTLVGAGEDAAATGDLDIDSVVAGANITIETDGAAQATVDATALGDDRILDVLNADATLNIDNLILTGGNVTAAGEDGGAIDLITGATLNVTDSEITGNTAADNGGGIAGDADNTITITNSLITGNEATGSDGGGVYFDDNGNLTVTNSTVSNNTANTDGGGIHFDADGTATITNSLITGNEATGSDGGGVYFDDNGTLTLTDSTVSNNTAGGDDGGGIHFDADGTATITGSTITGNTASDDGGGFYTDNRGNLTLTDSTISNNTATGDQGGGIHLDNDSTATISTSTISGNSAGSDGGGSFFDNNSTIDITDSTFSGNEAGDESGALEADTPTLTISNSTFSGNTAATAGGAIQIDDGGTVDISHTTIAFNTATTNAGGIDLNDATITLNINNTIVATNEAPVGPDIDNTVGATITSGGFNIIGDNTDVAADFPAGIPNANDDFVGTAMDPIDPGLSPLADNGGPTQTHALGDGCSLAINNGDPNFVAPPDFDQRGMGFDRVFGGRIDIGAFELQNSAGVLVFGNTSFGTPGPDTIVGDANNNTINGNGGDDSLFGSDGIDRVNGGLGNDFLGGGLGNDFLNGGAGNDTMDGACGGTGTGEFDRLTGGGGAGADTFILGASFGSYYLGNGDADFAYISDFNSGVDTIVLNGVLADYTFVPNTTSNNVTGQGIFNGGDLVAIVQQQAINTVTDLVFV, encoded by the coding sequence ATGGCAATTATTACTGTTACGACGACACTTGATGTGATCGCGGCTGATGGCTTGACTAGCTTGCGCGAAGCGATCATCGAAGCCAATGCTAATGCGGATGCCGCTGACACCATTATTCTGGAGAGCGGTCTAACTTATGATCTGACTCTGGTTGGGGCTGGTGAGGATGCGGCCGCAACTGGCGATCTCGATATTGATTCAGTTGTAGCTGGTGCCAACATCACGATCGAAACCGATGGCGCTGCCCAAGCTACTGTCGATGCCACTGCCCTTGGCGACGATCGGATTTTGGATGTGCTCAATGCGGATGCGACGCTGAATATTGATAATTTGATTCTCACTGGTGGGAATGTGACCGCTGCTGGTGAAGATGGTGGCGCGATCGATTTGATCACTGGTGCTACGTTGAACGTGACCGACAGTGAGATCACTGGCAACACTGCTGCTGATAATGGTGGTGGGATCGCTGGTGATGCTGATAACACAATTACAATCACCAATTCGCTGATTACTGGTAATGAGGCTACTGGTAGTGATGGTGGTGGTGTTTATTTTGATGATAATGGTAATCTGACGGTTACCAATTCAACCGTTAGCAATAATACAGCTAATACCGATGGTGGTGGGATTCATTTTGATGCTGATGGTACCGCTACGATCACCAACTCGTTGATTACTGGTAATGAGGCTACTGGTAGTGATGGTGGTGGTGTTTACTTTGATGATAACGGTACGCTGACGCTCACTGATTCAACAGTAAGTAATAATACTGCTGGTGGTGATGATGGCGGTGGGATTCATTTTGATGCTGATGGTACCGCTACGATCACTGGCAGTACGATTACTGGTAACACCGCTAGTGACGATGGCGGTGGTTTTTATACCGATAATCGCGGTAATTTGACCCTCACTGATTCAACTATTAGTAATAATACTGCTACTGGTGATCAAGGTGGTGGTATTCACCTGGATAACGATAGCACCGCTACTATTTCTACCAGCACCATTTCTGGTAATTCCGCTGGTTCTGATGGTGGTGGCTCTTTCTTTGACAACAACAGCACCATTGATATCACCGATTCCACCTTCAGTGGCAATGAGGCGGGCGATGAAAGCGGTGCCCTGGAAGCAGATACTCCCACACTTACCATTTCTAATAGCACTTTCAGTGGCAATACTGCTGCTACTGCGGGTGGGGCAATCCAAATCGATGATGGTGGCACCGTAGATATCAGCCACACCACGATCGCCTTTAATACTGCTACTACCAATGCTGGTGGGATTGACCTCAATGACGCTACTATTACCCTGAATATTAACAATACGATCGTGGCTACGAATGAGGCACCAGTTGGCCCCGACATTGATAATACCGTTGGTGCCACAATTACCAGCGGTGGATTTAACATCATCGGTGACAATACTGATGTAGCAGCCGACTTCCCCGCTGGCATTCCCAACGCCAACGATGACTTCGTGGGCACCGCAATGGATCCGATCGATCCTGGCCTTTCTCCCCTGGCCGACAATGGTGGCCCAACTCAAACCCATGCGCTGGGCGATGGCTGTAGCCTGGCGATCAACAATGGCGATCCTAACTTCGTGGCTCCCCCTGACTTCGATCAGCGTGGTATGGGCTTCGATCGGGTCTTTGGTGGCCGGATTGATATCGGTGCGTTTGAACTGCAAAACTCTGCGGGCGTTCTGGTCTTTGGTAATACTTCCTTTGGTACGCCCGGCCCTGACACGATCGTCGGTGATGCCAACAACAACACAATCAATGGCAACGGTGGTGATGACAGCCTGTTCGGCAGTGATGGCATCGATCGGGTCAATGGTGGTTTAGGTAATGACTTCCTTGGTGGTGGCCTGGGCAATGACTTCCTCAACGGTGGGGCAGGCAACGACACGATGGATGGTGCTTGTGGCGGCACTGGCACTGGAGAATTCGATCGCCTCACTGGTGGTGGTGGTGCTGGTGCAGATACCTTTATCCTCGGCGCTAGCTTTGGTTCGTACTATCTCGGTAACGGTGATGCTGACTTTGCCTACATCTCTGATTTCAACTCTGGCGTGGATACGATCGTGCTGAATGGTGTGTTGGCCGACTATACGTTTGTGCCGAATACCACTTCCAATAATGTCACTGGTCAGGGCATCTTCAACGGTGGCGATCTGGTGGCGATCGTGCAGCAGCAAGCAATTAACACGGTCACTGATTTGGTGTTTGTCTAA